From the genome of Apis cerana isolate GH-2021 linkage group LG15, AcerK_1.0, whole genome shotgun sequence:
CATCtgtaagttaaaatttttttataaattatatattattatatatgttagatgaataatatcttaaagtagtattaatatgattttaaagatattaataatggaaTCATTTAGGAATCATGAAAATCATTCATTCAATCATTCAAATTCATGACAACatcaaagtattatttatttatatagtttgtacaaagaaatggaataatataattattgcgtATATGAATTACAAGTAACAAAATCGGTCGTATAGCCGTTTTAGTTTAGTTTGCGGGaagaaatttcgttaaaaaacttcaaatttaaattaaataagtattatatttaactaatttaaGAAAGAGAATGTTATTCTcgacttaaattattttttatggcaCGTATTGTTAGcaattcttttacattttgagtcgtttgtatttttaaaatttcatataatgtttattatatatgtggtattttgtttatttaattttcttactaAATTGTAGGTGTATATATCGCAAGAACAATCCAATATTGAAATGTTTTCAAACATAAGAATCTAACatcaattctattttcatcACGTCAATGAATTTTAACGTGACCGATTCcacaattacataattatcaaCACACAAGCTTTTTTCGCTTGAAATGAATCACGTTATTCGTAATTATAACGTTAATGATAGACGGATCGAGTTCTTGAACGATCAGTTccataactttttcttttctgattTACATTTcgcatagaaatattaatttgctgCAGCACTATCATGGGCGGTAATAACGCTGACTAAGGATCATTTTCGCTATTGGCAATTATAGTCTCGTCTGTAAGTACACCTTCATTATGAAGGTCTTTTAAAACATCGATCAAGCGCTGTTCAGTATCTGCATCTCCTAGAGCAACATCTACGGATCCAATACATAATAGGAGAGCGAGAAGTTGCGATCGTCTATAATCCTTATTTAAATCTTCTCTTGTATAGCCTAAATCTTTGGGAATGTCGACACCAAGACGAGAACACGTGCCAGTTAGTGCATCCCAATAAATATCGAGGAAAGTTTCCGTATGCTTTCGACGTAGTTCAGTTGGCAATGAACTTACTAATAACAGAGCAATGTCGTTAGTCGGTCTACTATAAGTAACCATTTGCCAATCTAGGATACAACATTCGAAACCAGAGGGTCCTTCCttgaaaagtaaattattacacCAAAAGTCTGTATGCGTGATCAACGCTAGCGGACCTTCTGGTGCAAGAAGTGcagatattatatgtttagTTCTAGGTCTTAGAATAACTAAGGCCTCAAGTATCGCTTCCAATCCTGGTgtacttttcaaaaatttggcAAGTTGCGGTAAACCACGTTCAACCAATTGTTGATATGAATTTGTTGCTTTTGCTGTTTGGAAGAGAAATGGATAACGTTCAGACAGAAGTTCTCCTTCTACAACTTTCATTGCCAGAGAGTGTGCATGTATACGTGCTATAGCTTCTAATGCAATTTTAGTTTGATCGTATGTCATTCCTTcgcgaaatttaatatttcgaaaatcagAATCACGAAGATCTTGCAATACCAAAATTGATTCTGGTTTTGTGGGCTTATCGCCTGATTCATCAGCTGGTGTATAATCTGCAAAGTAGCATACTGGAACTGACAGAAGAATTTCGATGTCCGATTTATTTCCTTGAGATGTTAGttgtttcttttgaaattcttttaggTCGGGCATGACCTAATGtaaacaaaatacaaattattatttattagatagaataatcaaatattgatataacaaTAACACAATAACATATAGTGCATCTTTTAGCATCCGTTCctattattcttgaaaataagaTTTCGAAGCTTCAAATATGTCAAATGAACTAAATTTAACACTGATTCacatccattttctttttcacttaaattaaattcgcaAATCACTTATTTAGATGAACATCTGAATTCGGTATTGTTTTGTCGGATGCTAAAATGAGCACTGCTATATTAATTGATCGCTTACCtgcgtataaaatttaatttcccgAAGATCGAATTGGCCTTCGATAACAAAAAAACGATTTATCGGATCTCTTGGAAGCTCTTTCACGATTACGGACAAGTCTTGCGTAGTATTCGTGTCGTTCAACATATACTTGATTTTAAGACGCATAATATCGCTGAGCGCGCTTTCATTACTCGTACAGCCGGGACTTACGTTACATTCGTTTATTGTGACCTGTGTATATGATGGATTAATTTGCAAACAattcaagaatattattatatttgatacgcTACATCTTTTTAAAGCACTTTCAAATTGCTAATAAAGCATTTATAGGCTGTTTAAATTGATGTCGTACAAAAATCCTTACAGACAACTGTTAGCTGTAAATTAGTTTATATACCGAAAAACTAACCGGTTCTTTGTGAAATTCCTTTAGAACACCACCGAGCCACTCCTTGTTAAATTCTATCTGATTCTGCTCCTCTCCGCAGGAAGATTCTTCTGTATCTTCCCAATCCCAATCGGTGTCTTCCCAATCCCAATTCGCCATGGTTTCGTTTCTTctgtctgtctctctctctctctctctctctttctctctctctctctctctcttctctcttttcctctttttcccctttGTTTATTCTATTAGTTTAATGACGGTTAACACTATAACATCAATGATGGCCGTGTTGAAAGGAAACggggaaaaaaacaaatgagagagaaagagagagagagagagagaaagtgtaTGTATATCGTGCTTGTGACGTTTTGCGTGTCTATTGTCCCCAATCAATGCCAATAAACGACATATACACTCCTATGAACGATACACATGCAAAACGTCCGTCTATTTGACTGTTCACATCTGAACTTGTCCGTGTGTAAGTATGCGAAGACTTGGTGAAATCACTAATAAACGAATGGATTCGTCGTGTGTCCCTTCTACTTCCTGTTACGCCGACCGGTCCTTGAACGTTCGGGCCGGCGTAGTTCGACGTTTTCTCATCGGGGCTCACAGTGTCCACAGCACGACACACCCTTGGCGCAAAGCACCAACCGACTTGCCCAACCTTCTATTCGTCGGACCGTTTATGATCGTAGCGTAGTGTGGATCTTAAAGTACCGACTGACACGATGCACGTTCCATCGTCAGCCACCTAGGTGGATGCAGGCCGCAGGGTGGGACAGAGAGAGGATTTCCCATGCGCGCACTCCTACCGTCGATCAATATCCTTCCTTCCGCACCTCCCGCACCTTCTGCTCACCATGCACTTTCTCTGTCTCCTGTTTCGCTGTCTCACGTTCCTTTCCACGCTCGATGGAAATCTAGAAAACGGATCGCCAGTAATCTTTCAGCTCATCATGACACGGCTGCccgagatatatttatttctaccgCCAACCTCTCCCTTCGATTTtgcttgatatttttgttttgctgctttcgtttctttttttggacACGTTGAAGACTGTTCCAGAAGTTGTCgcattttcaaattgatacgcgtgcaattatttaaacaaaaacaaaaagaatactAAGTCGAAGTAATTAAGACATTacgtattttacataatttaaccGAGTATATTAAAtagctaaaaaattttcttaattactaCATTTTTCcctctgaaaaaaatttattttaaagaaaaagtacaatttttaatttcattatacacTCCTTAACATGAAAGTACGATggcgaattataataaaaaatttgcaataattttattattaattgtttcacgtttcaatacatatatatattaatatttactttctttatcattatttttgaattgatgaataattgaataattataaatttctttaaaatttgaatttttgtaagattaataaaaatattgtcccTAATTTAGGATCATCATTACAGGTTTTAGTTTCGCCTATATTAGCTGGATTGGCCGTAGGTATTGGCGtaccaattttattattttacgtttATGGTGTAGTCCCCGTTTCTCTTTGTCGAAGTGGAGGTTGTGGTGTTTCGACGAATGGTACAGGTGTAAGATTTGATTTCGATGACGAAAATGAACTTATGGGTTCTCTGAGTGTTCGCAATGGTGgtggtaaatatataattcaaatcgattttaaatattagattaaatgaaaagagagaaaaaaacataattatcttattatcgtAGATGCAGCATCGATTGATGTTGCGAGTCATCGTGGCGGTAATCCTTCGATAGGAGAAGCTTCACTTTCATTAGGTAGTGGTAgtcatttggaaaaattgggTCGTGAAAACGATCGTGAGAGTGCTAGTAATGTAGCCGTTGCTGGTACTAGCCTTGCAGGAAGTATAGCTTCTAGTGTTCTTCCAGGAGGTCaaaggtaaaaaatatatatttttttcatttatataatttgcaattattaaaaacgtatatatttatattttaaaattagattggaAGTTCAAGCAGATGTGACGTCTACTCAACGCTTCAGTTTGTGTAGTGAAACAGCGTCTGCCGCAACCAGTTTATCAGAGAAATCTGTAAACGCATCTATTGCATTGGATGATGGCGCAGCTTCCACGAGAGCTCTAGCAGGCTctgttctaaattttaaagtattttaaagaatttttgtttgtaatataacaattaatctttttatcgtcataaaaatttaaatttatttattgtttagatGGATGGGAGTTCAATTAGCGGTGGCAGAAGTACCGAAGGAGAACAAGGAACAAGCTCTATTGCAGGAGGTCATATGGACTCGGCAGGTCAAGCTACATCTTTGAGTTCTCTCGAAGAAGTAGCACCTGGTTTAGCGAAACGTGCTCGACGCAAGCCAACTTTAGATCGTCAATGTAGTGATTCTAGTAATTGGACTGTTTGTGGAGAAGACGAAGGTTCTGAACGTGTCCGATTTGATGATCATGTCAGTTTCATCGAAGCGGATCAAGAAGGAATTGTTAACACGTGTGGAGTGAATAATCGAACTTCTGGAAGACGTAAACGTAACAAAGAGATAGAACAAGAGACAAATGCTCAAAAGAGTACGAAGtacgaaagaatttaattgaaattagaaaatttacgattaattctacgattaattttacgattattaattataatattcatttactttTAGCAGAAGTTCTAATGGCGAATCGAAGGCTGACTCGTTGACGGAAGATAATGTATCATGGGAACGGGTTAACGTCGCCGCTTTgagaaatgttttcttttataattctacGGCTTCTACAGATCGGGAAAAGCGATTATCGGTGATAGAAGAACCATTTCCTGTAATGGTACAGAACAACGGTGCACGTTTCTTGACATCTTCCGACAAAGGATGTAGTATAAATAATGTAGAAGAAGATTTACgctcttaaaagaaaaaagactgaGCATTTATGTAATATGTGCGTCCTTTAAATACGAAATACGTAGATAGATGCGTATTCacatatgtgtgtatatatgtatttaaatgtaCACTGCGTGCGTGGAATAAtgtcgaatttattatatttatgcacACCATGTATACATGTTATGAATGCAATAGAGGGAACAAATGAAGTCTATCTTTGCATGGCAAAGTACATCGAAGTAAGTAATATGTGCgttcatattttagaaatgcgtgcgtataaatatatgttatgtacgtatgtgtgtatagctatatatatactcaCAGGCCTCaaatttgttacaaaaaagttgcaaattaatttaatacagatttttcttctatGTCAACGTTTGCCTTTTGGGCATAggcgaatattattatacgcgaaaaattttgttctcgTACTCAAAAcacaatattcataaatagaaatatcgaatcttaaaatttttctacgatAAAACTCTGcaacagaattaaaattttcatgcgATATGACATATACGTATAGAATAACTGTATGTAACATGAAAAAGTTATAAAGCTTTATGGTTGCATTTTACGTCAaacaacaattattattttctttgtatcaTATTGTCATTTGTCCATTTCGATCATATTTCCAGCTGTACAAGTATCGTAAAAACCTTTGTAcatgaacattttttaaatgttatccctataaaataatttatgtatctgAAGACAATGAATATGTCTTGACAGAGAACGTTACAATGTTTTAGGAGaagaaattaacaatattataaaaaaggtaTAGTAGTTTactattttaagtttatatttatttattattaacaccagtgatttatatatactaatttCAGGTGCTTTGTTAGGCATATCAAAAActttgatttgattttcttgccgatattattcatattgtaATGCTAATGAAAAATGACTAACAATCATAGTAAGGAACATTGTAatcatgttttaataattttacgttttatttcatttttaatttcaagttCTTAAGAACTTAAATATGTGTACATAattgtgtaaaattattatttcaatatatatatttcttgttcGTAAATAATAGCTTTgctaatgtttataataagcTAATGTCATATCTACGAACGAgagttatacaaaaaaaaaaaaaacgagatagAAATATGGAttcaaaaattgtgaaatatgaCATTAAGCTGCCATatgatctttatatataaataataataaatatgtgttttaattaaataaactatataatgaACCATATATGCTCTAGATTTACTAGTGCATGGTACGAAATATGTTTCAGTTTATATTTcggttttatataaatagcaatatatatatatatatatatatatatatatatatatatataaatagcatATAAATCAGCAAATTTAACatagaaacatttttaaaaatgtttgcatttttactaatatttttacgtatttcaaataatgatttaaatacatatttataaaatatatttagctCTCTCCTTGAACAGtgcaattttaatgtattaatacaaatattttagaaaaattataaatattaatttttttcaaatttttttaattattgtacattttatataaaaatcacagtaatatatattataaaaatgtattgtaaacaattatttgttttatgataaatgtaaatttttaaatacgacgaagaaaaaatattgtaagttaatatttactaaaattataaaaatatttttattatacatttttgttttagtttttcatatttttaatattcaatatttaataacaattgattgtattatgaaattaaatttgaataaataaatgatcaaccatttttatattgaaatatgttatatttatatttgtaataaatagatCTCTATATCGATCTACTTAAAAACAAgggagattttttaaataattcatcaacttttaatttaaacaattcacTTTGAATAGGTTCATTTAATTGACATAAAGGATTTTTTACaacatattctaaataaacctgtaaaaaaattaattttgttttttctatatatttctgaataaactacaaaataatatagtaataaaattattgtactcACCTCCTTATATAATTGCTGTAATAATTCCCTAGCATTTTGTGTAACATTATCagtatttaatacaaattttaatccaGATGGAGTTTCAAAATAATGTAACGTATATTTactagttttataatataaaaatccttCTTTTGGATCTAATGGCGAAATTTTACTTACAAACGACTTTATAGAGAATAACATTCCATACATTAATTTTGCTTCCtaaatttgtacaaaaaaatatattacattaatattgttaatgatACAATAacatactaataataaatacaataatataataataaatttcttttttaataaatttaatttaaagaataatgaaacaaatgacttttataaatttttacataagatACTGTAGTTTGGAAAggttagaagaattatatagtgtatatttaataatttttaaaataataattttaatatatccatTCATACACACCTCTGCTTTTGTGATCCCAGATTTATTCAATCTGTTCCATTCTGCATAATATAGTAATGTtccatttttggaaaatatgtataaattgtgAATTGTCATAATCTTAATGTATCGTTTTTGGTTTCTTTATTGttgtcaaaatattcaatcaattGTTTATCGATGATTGCAtagcgatataaattttttacgaaagatagctcatcaaaatatatatgtacattgttAGCAATGCATCAATACGTTCACTTCGAGCAACACTTGATCACAGATAAAGATACAACGAAACCAAGCAAATATAgataaggaaaagaaatacagAGAGGAAGAcagagataagataaaaatattgaaatcagcgtCATCTATAGAGTGTCACAAACGAAACTGAAATCaagaataagaattgattaata
Proteins encoded in this window:
- the LOC107997417 gene encoding E3 ubiquitin-protein ligase RNF19A isoform X1; its protein translation is MFKENDSSSGGCSSTAPRPRRMLARFSLRRLLYSSPLIGRRIVRTPSSNRNVKTKDPTGGKITDVEKGEARVSNGSSHFQFQNIDLQCASSKGSVLSSAGKSNENGLMECPLCLAELPMEFFPVVQSCHHRSCYDCYQQYLKVEISESRVNIACPECSEPLHPNDIRMILNDQTQLEKYEDFMVRRVLAVEPDARWCPAPDCSFAVIASGCASCPKLRCERPGCDSYFCYHCKARWHPNQTCDAARAQRTQYYERSSSLSFSQSDSQHKDDVKPCPRCQVLIVKMDDGSCNHMVCAVCGAEFCWLCMKEISDLHYLSPSGCTFWGKKPWSRKKKILWQLGTLVGAPVGIGLAAGIAVPAMIIGIPVWVGKELYTRYEKDNKHKRNAFIVGGVTASVLVSPILAGLAVGIGVPILLFYVYGVVPVSLCRSGGCGVSTNGTGVRFDFDDENELMGSLSVRNGGDAASIDVASHRGGNPSIGEASLSLGSGSHLEKLGRENDRESASNVAVAGTSLAGSIASSVLPGGQRLEVQADVTSTQRFSLCSETASAATSLSEKSVNASIALDDGAASTRALAGSVLNFKMDGSSISGGRSTEGEQGTSSIAGGHMDSAGQATSLSSLEEVAPGLAKRARRKPTLDRQCSDSSNWTVCGEDEGSERVRFDDHVSFIEADQEGIVNTCGVNNRTSGRRKRNKEIEQETNAQKSTNRSSNGESKADSLTEDNVSWERVNVAALRNVFFYNSTASTDREKRLSVIEEPFPVMVQNNGARFLTSSDKGCSINNVEEDLRS
- the LOC107997417 gene encoding E3 ubiquitin-protein ligase RNF19A isoform X2, yielding MFKENDSSSGGCSSTAPRPRRMLARFSLRRLLYSSPLIGRRIVRTPSSNRNVKTKDPTGGKITDVEKGEARVSNGSSHFQFQNIDLQCASSKGSVLSSAGKSNENGLMECPLCLAELPMEFFPVVQSCHHRSCYDCYQQYLKVEISESRVNIACPECSEPLHPNDIRMILNDQTQLEKYEDFMVRRVLAVEPDARWCPAPDCSFAVIASGCASCPKLRCERPGCDSYFCYHCKARWHPNQTCDAARAQRTQYYERSSSLSFSQSDSQHKDDVKPCPRCQVLIVKMDDGSCNHMVCAVCGAEFCWLCMKEISDLHYLSPSGCTFWGKKPWSRKKKILWQLGTLVGAPVGIGLAAGIAVPAMIIGIPVWVGKELYTRYEKDNKHKRNAFIVGGVTASVLVSPILAGLAVGIGVPILLFYVYGVVPVSLCRSGGCGVSTNGTGVRFDFDDENELMGSLSVRNGGDAASIDVASHRGGNPSIGEASLSLGSGSHLEKLGRENDRESASNVAVAGTSLAGSIASSVLPGGQRLEVQADVTSTQRFSLCSETASAATSLSEKSVNASIALDDGAASTRALAGSVLNFKMDGSSISGGRSTEGEQGTSSIAGGHMDSAGQATSLSSLEEVAPGLAKRARRKPTLDRQCSDSSNWTVCGEDEGSERVRFDDHVSFIEADQEGIVNTCGVNNRTSGRRKRNKEIEQETNAQKSTKSSNGESKADSLTEDNVSWERVNVAALRNVFFYNSTASTDREKRLSVIEEPFPVMVQNNGARFLTSSDKGCSINNVEEDLRS
- the LOC107997419 gene encoding uncharacterized protein LOC107997419, translated to MANWDWEDTDWDWEDTEESSCGEEQNQIEFNKEWLGGVLKEFHKEPVTINECNVSPGCTSNESALSDIMRLKIKYMLNDTNTTQDLSVIVKELPRDPINRFFVIEGQFDLREIKFYTQVMPDLKEFQKKQLTSQGNKSDIEILLSVPVCYFADYTPADESGDKPTKPESILVLQDLRDSDFRNIKFREGMTYDQTKIALEAIARIHAHSLAMKVVEGELLSERYPFLFQTAKATNSYQQLVERGLPQLAKFLKSTPGLEAILEALVILRPRTKHIISALLAPEGPLALITHTDFWCNNLLFKEGPSGFECCILDWQMVTYSRPTNDIALLLVSSLPTELRRKHTETFLDIYWDALTGTCSRLGVDIPKDLGYTREDLNKDYRRSQLLALLLCIGSVDVALGDADTEQRLIDVLKDLHNEGVLTDETIIANSENDP
- the LOC107997395 gene encoding trafficking protein particle complex subunit 1 — translated: MTIHNLYIFSKNGTLLYYAEWNRLNKSGITKAEEAKLMYGMLFSIKSFVSKISPLDPKEGFLYYKTSKYTLHYFETPSGLKFVLNTDNVTQNARELLQQLYKEVYLEYVVKNPLCQLNEPIQSELFKLKVDELFKKSPLFLSRSI